The following proteins are co-located in the Meleagris gallopavo isolate NT-WF06-2002-E0010 breed Aviagen turkey brand Nicholas breeding stock chromosome 13, Turkey_5.1, whole genome shotgun sequence genome:
- the ADGRG1 gene encoding adhesion G-protein coupled receptor G1 encodes MKVLLLLLLPPLQGVGASGRQEDFRFCGDRNQTKNSSVIYEHSSANISIENMAQALVIRSPFLTNRINSSYQYSLPTTLGRYRFCVYWFKANRTLWLAYGKQSFFLGHEPTDGVTRGLEKTRASIFNVSYVFKGQKNTSLENASEYIFPVPPEMMPVWKQDVEDELAALDGLLARVPSAGSKAQRSLRHKLGALERTLAQVELGGQNQTFGKAALRATVLSISPTQAPRHLAFASPKEESREVQGFAVDLPSSLFVMAKKKEEEVVEHRVLLVDINSQAMFQDENSSHILGDKVVGISLVDTVVANLSEPVVLTFFHNRLPRNVTPRCVFWREDGTASSGNWDSYGCTTVEGDTRTDCRCNHLTYFAVLMVSSPEISYLHRDSLSIITYIGCLISALASISTIFFLYFRSKQRDQITSMHIHMNLLGAIFLLDFTFLISEHLASSSSQAACRAGGLFLHFSLLSCLTWMGIEGYNLYRLVIEVFNAYHDYFLLKLCLVGWGLPFFCVMLIFLANWTNYGPFYIPVYESVGGRSTNATICWLTSPLIHNVVNLGFFSVVFLFNLVMLGAMVREILRQNKKGHKLKHVLALFGLSILLGIPWALVFFSFTSGVFRLVSLYIFTIVNSLQGFLIFLWYWTMVLQAKKSSDFQCSSDSVKLQPNSSQSHPG; translated from the exons ATGAAagtcctcctcctgctgcttctcccccCGCTCCAAG GGGTGGGGGCGAGCGGCCGCCAGGAGGATTTCCGCTTCTGCGGGGACAGGAACCAGACCAAGAACAGCTCCGTCATCTAcgagcacagctctgccaacaTCTCCATTGAGAACATGGCCCAGGCACTGGTGATAAGAAGTCCTTTTTTGACAAACAGGATAAACTCTTCCTACCAGTACAGCCTGCCAACCACCTTGGGCAGGTATCGCTTCTGCGTCTACTGGTTCAAGGCCAACAGGACCCTCTGGTTGGCATATGGGAAGCAGAGCTTCTTCCTGGGCCATGAGCCAACTGATGGCGTCACACGGGGCTTGGAGAAGACCAGGGCCTCCATCTTCAATGTGTCCTATGTCTTCAAGGGCCAGAAGAACACCTCCCTTGAGAATGCATCTGAATATATTTTCCCTG TCCCTCCAGAGATGATGCCTGTCTGGAAGCAGGATGTGGAGGATGAGCTTGCTGCCCTGGATGGCCTCCTTGCACGGGTGCCATCTGCGGGCTCCAAGGCGCAGCGCTCTCTTCGGCA CAAACTGGGGGCCTTGGAGAGGACGCTGGCACAAGTGGAGCTTGGAGGACAGAACCAGACCTTTGGGAAGGCTGCCCTGCGTGCAACAGTGCTGAGCATCAGCCCCACACAGGCTCCTCGCCACCTGGCCTTCGCTTCCCCAAAAGAG gagagcagagaggtGCAGGGGTTTGCTGTGGACCTGCCAAGCAGCCTATTTGTGATGGcaaagaagaaggaggaggaggtggtggagcaCAGGGTGCTCCTGGTGGACATCAACAGCCAAGCTATGTTCCAG GATGAGAACAGCAGCCACATCCTGGGTGACAAGGTAGTTGGCATCTCTTTGGTGGACACGGTGGTGGCCAACCTCTCCGAACCAGTGGTTCTCACTTTCTTCCACAACCGGCTGCCG AGGAATGTGACCCCGCGGTGTGTCTTCTGGAGGGAGGATGGCACCG CCAGCTCTGGGAACTGGGACAGCTACGGTTGCACGACAGTGGAGGGAGACACACGGACAGACTGCAGATGCAACCACCTCACCTACTTTGCCGTGCTGATG GTATCCTCTCCAGAGATTTCCTACCTACACAGGGACTCCCTGAGCATCATCACGTACATAGGCTGCCTCATCTCAGCTTTGGCATCTATCTCCACCATCTTTTTCCTCTACTTCAG GAGCAAGCAGCGAGACCAGATCACAAGCATGCACATCCACATGAACCTGCTGGGTGCCATCTTCCTCCTGGACTTCACCTTCCTCATCTCGGAGCACTTGGCTTCCAGCAGCAGTCAGGCGGCCTGCAGAGCCGGGGGGCTTTTCCTGCACTTCTCCCTGCTCAGCTGCCTCACCTGGATGGGAATCGAGGGCTACAACCTCTACCGGCTTGTGATCGAAGTCTTCAACGCCTACCATGACTACTTCCTCCTCAAGCTCTGCCTGGTGGGCTGGG GACTTCCCTTCTTTTGTGTGATGTTGATCTTCCTGGCTAATTGGACCAACTACGGCCCCTTCTACATTCCTGTCTATGAATCTGTTGGTGGAAGGTCCACCAATGCAACCAT ATGCTGGCTCACGAGCCCCCTGATCCATAATGTGGTGAACCTGGGATTCTTCAGCGTGGTGTTCCTCTTCAACTTGGTCATGCTTGGGGCCATGGTCCGGGAGATCCTCCGCCAGAACAAGAAAGGTCACAAGCTCAAGCACGTCCTAGCCCTCTTTGGGCTGAGCATCCTTCTGGGCATTCCGTGGGCACTGGTGTTCTTCTCCTTCACCTCTGGTGTTTTCCGCCTCGTCTCCCTCTACATCTTCACCATCGTCAACTCACTCCAAG gttttctcatctttctctgGTACTGGACCATGGTGCTGCAGGCGAAAAAGTCTTCTGACTTCCAGTGCAGCTCTGACAGCGTGAAGCTACAGCCCAACAGCAGCCAGAGCCACCCTGGCTGA
- the ADGRG3 gene encoding LOW QUALITY PROTEIN: adhesion G protein-coupled receptor G3 (The sequence of the model RefSeq protein was modified relative to this genomic sequence to represent the inferred CDS: inserted 1 base in 1 codon): protein MRTLQLPQEKLRAPGEPAEEXGPWTGDPGRSMELLHLSTVLLLPLLPGTVPGQDSCDALSRGDKTKQCCSMAVEPEERGEGHGLALELPHQCMELRHSGQPACRCLRARWLRTVQFAEQNSTAGLRALHLNVSRAMAQGLLLAFSPAEGPAVISSAEEGTVGTIRLPSGVFPSSSGQAVRVVVTVLNIQQLAMFQEDNQMGKVLDDTVVGIVVGDGDVSELQDPVQLTFAYQQLPNNVTPLCVFWEPSKGQAGGWSSHGCVTQPRDKETVCACDHLSFFTLLLNPSLDRSMAQTLVAVANAGCGVAVAFSIFTFAFYIFLRCSHKQFRSEDTLRINLGLHMNLVSSLLLLNLAFLLNSGLSSRAPQGLCSALGGLTHYCLLCCFTWTALEGCHLYLLFVKVLGTYIHHYLLKLCIVGWGLPALVVGVAGAIGSYGKYSIGTVDNQTVIHLCWINSEQFLVHYITNCGYFGLIFLFNTIIFGVVAWKNCHLWRNGVMQGHCKAWKVALAAMGLFCLLGATWALSFLSYGSSSMPMLFLAAILNSLQGVFIFIWLVVLYYPRAEETSSSLSHIVRNDKTMAASQG, encoded by the exons atgagGACATTGCAGTTGCCTCAGGAGAAGCTGCGAGCCCCTGGGGAGCCTGCAGAAG TAGGGCCGTGGACGGGAGACCCTGGTCGGAGCATGGAGCTCTTACACCTGAGCACGGTTCTGCTGCTCCCGTTGCTCCCTG GCACCGTGCCAGGCCAGGACAGCTGTGATG CGCTGTCTCGTGGGGACAAGaccaagcagtgctgcagcatggcGGTGGAGCCGGAGGAACGTGGTGAGGGCCATGGCCTGGCCCTGGAGCTGCCCCATCAATGCATGGAGCTGCGCCACTCAGGCCAGCCTGCCTGCCGCTGCCTGCGGGCACGCTGGCTCAG AACGGTGCAGTTTGCAGAACAGAACAGCACAGCCGGCCTGCGGGCGCTGCACCTGAACGTCAGCAGGGCCATGGCCCAAGGCCTGCTCCTCGCATTCTCCCCTGCTGAG GGCCCCGCAGTGATCAGCTCAGCAGAGGAGGGGACAGTAGGCACAATCCGGCTCCCCAGCGGGGTGTTCCCATCCTCGAGCGGCCAGGCAGTGCGCGTGGTGGTGACTGTGCTCAACATCCAGCAGCTCGCCATGTTCCAG GAGGACAACCAGATGGGAAAGGTCCTGGATGACACCGTGGTGGGCATCGTGGTGGGGGATGGGGACGTCTCAGAGCTGCAGGACCCCGTGCAGCTCACCTTTGCCTACCAGCAGCTGCCAAAC AATGTCACCCCGCTATGCGTCTTCTGGGAGCCCAGCAAAG GGCAGGCAGGAGGCTGGAGCAGCCATGGATGTGTCACACAGCCCAGGGACAAGGAGACAGTCTGCGCCTGTGACCACCTCTCCTTCTTCACCCTCCTCCTG AACCCATCTCTGGACAGGTCCATGGCACAGACGTTGGTGGCAGTGGCCAATGCTGGCTGTGGTGTGGCTGTGGCTTTCTCCATCTTCACCTTCGCCTTCTACATCTTCTTAAG GTGCAGTCACAAGCAGTTCAGGTCTGAGGACACCCTCCGCATCAACCTGGGGCTGCACATGAACCTGGTCAGCAGCCTGCTCCTGCTCAACCTGGCTTTCCTGCTCAACAGTGGGCTCTCCAGCAGAGCCCCTCAGGGGCTGTGCAGTGCCCTGGGGGGGCTCACCCACtactgcctgctctgctgcttcacCTGGACGGCACTGGAGGGCTGTCACCTCTACCTCCTCTTTGTCAAGGTCCTTGGCACCTACATACACCACTACCTGCTGAAGCTGTGCATTGTCGGATGGG GCCTCCCTGCTCTGGTGGTGGGGGTAGCAGGAGCCATTGGCAGCTATGGAAAATACAGCATTGGGACAGTGGACAACCAGACCGTAATCCACCT gTGCTGGATCAATTCTGAACAGTTCCTTGTCCACTACATCACAAACTGCGGCTACTTCGGCCTCATCTTCCTCTTCAACACCATCATCTTCGGGGTGGTGGCCTGGAAGAACTGCCACCTGTGGAGGAATGGGGTGATGCAAGGGCACTGTAAGGCCTGGAAGGTGGCCCTAGCAGCGATGGGTCTCTTCTGCCTGCTTGGAGCCACCTGGGCACTGTCCTTCCTCAGCTATGGCAGCTCTTCCATGCCCATGCTCTTCCTTGCTGCTATCCTCAACTCCCTCCAAG GTGTTTTCATCTTCATCTGGCTGGTTGTCCTCTACTACCCAAGGGCAGAGGAGACCAGCAGCTCCCTCTCCCACATCGTGAGGAATGACAAAACCATGGCTGCGTCACAGGGATAG
- the LOC100542440 gene encoding pancreatic secretory granule membrane major glycoprotein GP2-like, with amino-acid sequence MLEDTFLESRFLPVCCWLLCNHRGSVSGWGSDELLGGDIRQAAGSTTRTQLAAGGQVWIGLAMEGTVTYLLLFSALCLAGCESNKSELASPHSSRGRFALRAKRSSDACMPNPCQHHGGCQVIEDRPICSCKPGFTGVFCQDVVLKLACEEEHMKMMVRKEVFELLKIPRELVHLKNQACKVSEREEEGELFFAATLTGENHTACGSIIQQNSSHVSYSNIIETAREAHRGVISRSFQLEVHFSCVYAYEQVVKVPFALIPVDKLVQFMVREGHFNVSMRLYKTASYLEPYQLPAAAVPITDTLYAMLKIEGQHQLRYFLLSVEDCWATPGADPYQDVRHELIEQGCPHDETVTYLNAIGESTTAKFSFQMFQFVGYPKVFLHCRVRLCLPDGPEPCAKQCPTLWRSKRALADDYNKIVSYGPIHLLAAPSPRADSQHPRADQKEPKGPSLWLPGILILLCVLGALTVAAAAVSMRRCMV; translated from the exons ATGCTGGAGGACACATTTTTGGAGAGCCGTTTCCTCCCCGTCTGCTGCTGGCTCTTGTGCAATCACAGAGGCAGCGTGTCTGGGTGGGGGAGCGatgagctgctgggaggtgaTATAAGgcaggcagctgggagcacAACAAGGACCCAGCTGGCTGCGGGTGGGCAAGTGTGGATTGGTCTGGCAATG GAAGGGACTGTGACAtatttgctgctgttctctgccCTGTGCCTGGCTGGCTGTGAAAGCAACAAGA GTGAGCTGGCAAGCCCACACAGTTCGAGAGGAAGATTTGCCCTGCGTGCCAAGAGGAGCTCAGATGCCTGCATGCCCAACCCATGCCAGCACCATGGGGGCTGCCAGGTGATAGAGGACAGACCCATCTGCAGCTGCAAACCTGGCTTCACAGGGGTGTTCTGCCAAG atGTGGTACTGAAGTTGGCCTGTGAGGAAGAGCACATGAAGATGATGGTGAGGAAGGAGGTGTTTGAACTGTTGAAAATCCCCCGGGAACTTGTCCACTTGAAGAACCAGGCATGCAAGGTTTcagaaagggaagaggagggTGAGCTGTTTTTTGCAGCCACTCTCACAGGTGAAAACCACACTGCCTGTGGATCAATAATTCAG CAAAACAGCTCCCATGTGTCATACTCCAACATCATTGAGACAGCGAGGGAAGCACACAGGGGTGTGATCTCCAGGAGCTTTCAGCTGGAGGTGCATTTTTCCTGCGTCTATGCCTATGAGCAGGTGGTGAAGGTGCCATTTGCTCTCATCCCTGTCGACAA GCTGGTACAGTTCATGGTCAGAGAAGGGCACTTCAACGTCAGCATGAGGCTGTACAAGACCGCATCCTACCTTGAGCCCTACCAGCTGCCAGCTGCGGCCGTGCCCATCACTGACACGCTGTATGCCATGCTGAAGATTGAAGGGCAGCACCAGCTCCGGTACTTCCTGCTGAGTGTGGAGGACTGCTGGGCCACGCCAGGTGCAGATCCCTACCAGGATGTGCGACATGAGCTCATTGAGCAGGG GTGTCCCCATGATGAGACAGTGACATACCTGAATGCCATTGGAGAGAGCACCACAGCCAAGTTCAGCTTCCAGATGTTTCAGTTTGTAGGGTACCCCAAGGTATTCCTGCACTGCCGTGTCCGGCTGTGTCTCCCTGACGGCCCTGAGCCCTGTGCCAAG CAATGTCCCACTCTCTGGAGGAGCAAACGGGCGCTGGCAGATGACTACAATAAAATTGTCTCCTATGGACccatccacctgctggctgctccTTCCCCAAGAGCAGACAGCCAGCATCCCAGGGCTGACCAAAAGGAGCCGAAGG GACCCAGCCTGTGGCTCCCTGGGATCCTCATCCTGCTGTGTGTTCTTGGTGCGCTcactgtggctgctgcagctgtcagCATGAGAAGATGTATGGTGTAG
- the DRC7 gene encoding dynein regulatory complex subunit 7 encodes MEVLEEKEEEEQKEEELKALEVSSELHDTDTKLSVEQVCFSSDVPDFDWNSIDTSQLPDSYKVNSPREKKLLRIAHHYHQQFAHLCPERKPLFLHPVNECGVEKFVSTTVRPTLLPYTELYHWDGCASFVSDYLTMEPLKCPLTPPTSLYSPTTILKYQRGNCFDFSVLLCSMLIGAGYDAYCVNGYATHDICSLDETLEECPLLRKPQEVPKEEVKNSNKYRVKSPPDMRSKFELQQEAKKKAETEATEKKEREEKGMEAEEPKRDHLCGLRVHAWVLVLSGKREVPETFFIDPFTGNSHSTMDEQFLGIESVWNHKNYWVNMQDCRNGCKDLVFDLSDAVHWEIMLSETDKPLQLLLGAAKENELFDRNVDDMEEEEEEEEEEISFAMPPSWVAPIQISPKEFETRCSQGRKVILYKKAKLEKWAPYSNGNGLVKRLTVYADSNYTKAVEVKEWFKNREDMLDMREVNKQTQLITEYFSPGHLFGLKVHTYKSMNPQTERVMEFYTETRVDGLQKLAENENEMKEYFVGRDDFKYFQHTEFRAKRKKVTLVDTRTDVNSRPIVQIKECFHRNLQKPADEDVAERVFLIEEEMIQLTYHLKDKYITASKKDFFKPAESYRKQSEIMTPEMCITYQAGSSEQHTKLVHLYKLLRELTEEEKQLKQQAWRTQAEVLKILEIRENEEADIKLSASIYDTERNEKKRQEYEAMMNAKKDEFPGQKEQDLDYLAPFLIQIGSPEKMTKRQALRLRDDCLSDFKNRLVSKANIIQAHFEKEVKELQKKNQHFQENQNQLSEKEEADFLADYSETMFRIHILALRLDREKQTAPQKYLALEEKLRKDPRLAEHLGHA; translated from the exons ATGGAGGTCctagaggagaaagaagaagaggagcaaaaggaagaagagctgAAGGCTTTGGAGGTCAGCAGTGAGCTTCACGACACAGACACAAAACTGTCTGTGGAACAAGTCTGCTTTTCAAGTGATGTACC TGATTTTGACTGGAACAGCATCGACACATCCCAGTTACCAGACTCATACAAGGTGAATTCCCCAAGGGAAAAGAAGCTGCTGCGCATTGCTCACCATTACCACCAGCAGTTTGCTCACCTCTGCCCTGAACGCAAGCCGCTCTTTCTGCACCCTGTCAACGAATGTGGCGTGGAG AAGTTTGTGAGCACAACAGTGAGGCCAACCTTGCTGCCTTACACAGAGCTGTACCACTGGGATGGCTGTGCCAGCTTTGTCTCTGATTATCTCACTATGGAGCCCCTCAAGTGCCCTCTCACACCG CCCACTTCACTCTATTCCCCAACTACCATCCTGAAGTACCAGCGAGGGAACTGCTTTGACTtcagtgtgctgctgtgctccatgcTGATTGGAGCTGGGTACGATGCCTACTGCGTGAATGGCTATGCCACCCACGACATATGCAGCTTGGATGAGACTCTGGAGGAATGCCCACTGCTCAGGAAGCCACAGGAG GTACCAAAAGAAGAAGTGAAGAATTCTAACAAGTATAGAGTTAAGTCCCCCCCAGACATGCGCAGCAAGTTTGAGCTTCAGCAGGAGgccaagaagaaagcagaaactgaagctactgagaaaaaggaaagagaagagaagggcaTG GAAGCAGAAGAGCCCAAACGTGACCATTTGTGTGGCTTACGGGTGCATGCATGGGTTTTGGTTCTGTCTGGCAAGAGAGAGGTTCCCGAAACTTTCTTCATTGATCCCTTCACGGGGAACAGCCATAGCACCATGGATGAGCAGTTCCTTGGGATTGAGAGTGTCTGGAACCACAAGAACTACTGGGTGAACATGCAGGACTGCCGGAACGGCTGCAAG GATCTTGTCTTTGATTTGAGTGATGCTGTCCACTGGGAAATCATGCTTTCAGAGACTGACAAGCCTCTTCAGCTGCTCCTGGGtgctgcaaaggaaaatgagCTGTTTGATAGGAATGTGGATGACATG gaggaggaagaagaggaggaggaggaggagataaGTTTTGCCATGCCACCATCATGGGTAGCTCCAATTCAGATATCTCCCAAAG AGTTTGAGACCCGCTGTTCCCAGGGGAGGAAGGTGATCCTCTACAAGAAGGCAAAACTGGAGAAATGGGCACCATACTCCAATGGAAATGGGCTGGTAAAACGCCTCACCGTCTACGCAGACTCAAACT ATACCAAAGCAGTAGAAGTGAAAGAGTGGTTCAAAAACCGTGAAGACATGTTGGATATGAGAGAAGTGAATAAACAAACACAGCTGATCACAGAGTACTTCAGCCCAGGACACCTCTTCGGTCTCAAAG TACACACCTATAAGTCAATGAACCCACAGACTGAACGTGTGATGGAGTTCTACACTGAGACACGAGTCGATGGCCTCCAGAAacttgctgaaaatgaaaacgAGATGAAAGAGTACTTCGTGGGGCGAGATGACTTCAAGTACTTCCAGCACACAGAGTTTCGtgctaaaagaaagaaagtaactTTGGTTGACACCAGAACGGATGTTAACTCCCGGCCTATAGTG CAAATCAAGGAGTGTTTCCACAGAAACCTACAAAAGCCTGCTGATGAAGATGTAGCAGAACGTGTCTTTCTGATCGAAGAGGAGATGATCCAACTGACATACCACCTCAAGGATAAATACATTACAGCCTCAAAGAAGGACTTCTTCAAACCAGCTGAGAGCTATAGGAAGCAAAGTGAAATCATGACCCCAGAAATGTGCATCACATACCAG GCGGGGTCCTCTGAGCAGCACACAAAGCTGGTTCACCTGTACAAATTGTTGCGAGAGCTAACAGAGgaggagaagcagctgaagCAACAAGCCTGGAGAACTCAAGCAGAG GTGCTAAAAATTCTGGAGATCCGTGAGAATGAAGAAGCAGACATTAAATTGTCAGCTTCAATATATGAtacagagagaaatgagaagaaaagacaagagTACGAAGCCATG ATGAACGCAAAGAAGGATGAGTTCCCAGGACAAAAGGAACAGGATCTGGATTACCTGGCACCTTTTCTTATTCAAATTGGCAGTCCAGAGAAAATGACCAAAAGGCAGGCCCTCCGCCTCAGAGACGACTGCCTGAGTGATTTTAAGAATCGTCTGGTTTCTAAGGCCAACATCATCCAAGCTCATTTTGAAAAG GAGGTAAAAGAGCTCCAGAAGAAGAACCAGCATTTTCAGGAAAATCAGAATCAGCTCAGCGAGAAGGAGGAGGCTGACTTCCTTGCTGATTACTCTGAAACCATGTTCCGTATCCACATTCTAGCACTAAGACTCGACAG GGAAAAGCAGACAGCACCACAGAAGTACCTTGCTCTTGAAGAGAAGCTGCGCAAAGACCCTCGCCTAGCAGAGCACCTCGGTCATGCctga